One window of the Burkholderia sp. FERM BP-3421 genome contains the following:
- a CDS encoding arylamine N-acetyltransferase family protein produces MRDAFDLPAYFDRIGYDGPAEPTLAVLRRLHLLHPQAIPFENLSPYTGARVELGLDAVARKLVAARRGGYCFEHNKLFHAALVALGFHVTPLIARVMWQQASDAPAAQSHMLLRVDLDGEVWFADVGFGSVTQTQPLRHRPDEAQDTLHGAFRLTESGAPGEWRSEFLTASGWSPIYRFVLRPVEWIDYEVGNWYTSTHPESFFLRELIVCRVLPEGSANLFNDLLTVRGPDGVARAARLPDAQAWAACVRERFGLTLDGFDVDALFARARARGDALAAAGGDGARA; encoded by the coding sequence ATGCGCGACGCATTCGATCTCCCCGCTTATTTCGACCGTATCGGCTACGATGGCCCCGCCGAGCCGACGCTCGCGGTGCTGCGCCGCCTGCACCTGCTGCATCCGCAGGCGATTCCATTCGAGAACCTGTCGCCGTACACCGGCGCGCGCGTCGAGCTGGGGCTCGATGCGGTCGCGCGCAAGCTCGTCGCCGCGCGACGCGGCGGTTATTGTTTCGAGCACAACAAGTTGTTCCACGCGGCGCTCGTCGCGCTGGGCTTTCACGTGACGCCGCTGATCGCGCGCGTGATGTGGCAGCAGGCGTCCGACGCGCCGGCGGCGCAATCGCACATGCTGCTGCGCGTCGATCTCGACGGCGAGGTGTGGTTCGCCGATGTCGGCTTTGGCTCGGTCACGCAGACGCAGCCGCTGCGCCATCGGCCCGACGAGGCGCAGGACACCCTGCACGGCGCATTCCGCCTGACCGAATCCGGCGCGCCGGGCGAGTGGCGCAGCGAGTTCCTGACCGCGTCGGGGTGGTCGCCGATCTATCGATTCGTGCTGCGGCCGGTCGAATGGATCGACTACGAGGTCGGGAACTGGTACACGTCGACCCATCCCGAATCGTTCTTCCTGCGCGAGCTGATCGTGTGCCGGGTGCTGCCGGAAGGCAGCGCGAACCTGTTCAACGACCTGCTGACGGTGCGCGGCCCCGACGGCGTCGCGCGGGCGGCGCGGCTGCCCGATGCACAGGCCTGGGCCGCGTGCGTGCGCGAGCGCTTCGGTCTGACGCTGGACGGCTTCGACGTCGACGCGCTGTTTGCCCGCGCGCGGGCGCGCGGCGACGCGCTGGCCGCGGCGGGCGGAGACGGCGCGCGCGCCTGA
- a CDS encoding 4-oxalocrotonate tautomerase translates to MPTFRIELFEGRSLDQKRRFVEAITRITCETLDCEPGAVDIVLSEVKREHWATGGRLWCDARAPEPPGDADAPKQA, encoded by the coding sequence ATGCCGACGTTCCGCATCGAATTGTTCGAAGGCCGCTCGCTCGACCAGAAACGCCGCTTCGTCGAGGCGATCACGCGCATCACCTGCGAGACGCTCGATTGCGAACCCGGCGCGGTCGACATCGTGCTCAGCGAAGTGAAACGCGAGCATTGGGCGACGGGCGGCCGCCTGTGGTGCGACGCGCGGGCGCCCGAACCGCCCGGCGACGCCGACGCGCCGAAGCAGGCCTGA
- a CDS encoding amidase, which produces MSVGPSVAPPVLSSVPVDPLVALPAHALSEAIRRKTVSCVETMRAYLDHIERVNGAVNAIVALRERATLLGEAAQADAALARGEATGWLHGVPQAPKDLVMTRGIVTTMGSPIFRTMVPSADGVGAARLRAAGALFVGKTNTPEFGLGSHTFNEVYGATRNPYDLTKSAGGSSGGAAAALAARLLPVADGSDFGGSLRNPAAFCNIYGFRPSQGRVPRWPGLDVFMQQLGTEGPMGRTVTDVAQLLAIQAGYDRHDPLSIDEDPRRFTQSLDADLRGKRIAWVGDWNGYLATEPGVLALCESSFDALRAIGCDVDAALPAFQPERIWRTWLAHRHLLSGGSLLMHYREPARRALLKPEAVYEVEGMFALSASDVYQASVERTAWYQAVNAFFERYDYIAAPAVQVFPFDVSARWPQVIAGREMDTYHRWMETVVPWTLAGCPVMCVPVGFNAAGLPMGMQLIGRPRDDFGVLQLARAYEQANDWVGAKPPAWLGV; this is translated from the coding sequence ATGTCCGTCGGCCCTTCTGTTGCCCCGCCCGTCTTGTCGTCCGTTCCCGTCGACCCGCTCGTCGCGCTGCCCGCCCATGCGCTGTCGGAGGCGATCCGCCGCAAGACGGTGTCGTGCGTCGAGACGATGCGCGCCTATCTCGATCACATCGAGCGCGTGAACGGCGCGGTCAATGCGATCGTCGCGCTGCGCGAGCGCGCGACCCTGCTCGGCGAGGCCGCGCAGGCGGATGCGGCGCTCGCGCGCGGCGAGGCGACCGGCTGGCTGCACGGCGTGCCGCAGGCGCCCAAGGATCTCGTGATGACGCGCGGCATCGTGACGACGATGGGCTCGCCGATCTTCCGCACGATGGTGCCGTCGGCCGATGGCGTCGGCGCGGCGCGCCTGCGCGCGGCGGGCGCGCTGTTCGTCGGCAAGACCAATACGCCGGAGTTCGGGCTCGGCTCGCACACCTTCAACGAGGTGTACGGCGCGACCCGCAACCCGTACGACCTGACGAAGAGCGCGGGCGGCAGCAGCGGCGGCGCGGCCGCCGCGCTCGCGGCGCGCCTGCTGCCGGTCGCCGACGGCAGCGATTTCGGCGGCTCGCTGCGCAACCCGGCCGCGTTCTGCAATATCTACGGGTTCCGGCCGTCGCAGGGGCGCGTGCCGCGCTGGCCGGGCCTCGACGTGTTCATGCAGCAGCTCGGCACCGAGGGGCCGATGGGCCGCACCGTCACCGACGTGGCGCAACTGCTGGCGATCCAGGCCGGTTACGACCGGCACGATCCGCTGTCGATCGACGAGGATCCGCGCCGTTTCACGCAGTCGCTCGACGCCGACCTGCGCGGCAAGCGGATCGCGTGGGTCGGGGACTGGAATGGCTACCTCGCGACGGAGCCGGGTGTGCTCGCGCTGTGCGAATCGAGTTTCGACGCGCTGCGCGCGATCGGCTGCGACGTCGATGCGGCGCTGCCGGCGTTCCAGCCGGAACGGATCTGGCGCACCTGGCTCGCGCATCGGCATCTGCTGTCGGGCGGCAGCCTGCTCATGCACTATCGCGAGCCGGCGCGGCGGGCGCTGTTGAAGCCCGAGGCGGTGTACGAGGTGGAGGGCATGTTCGCGCTGAGCGCGTCCGATGTGTATCAGGCCAGCGTGGAGCGCACCGCGTGGTATCAGGCGGTGAACGCCTTCTTCGAGCGCTACGACTATATTGCCGCGCCGGCCGTGCAGGTGTTTCCGTTCGATGTGTCGGCGCGCTGGCCGCAGGTCATCGCCGGCCGCGAGATGGACACCTATCACCGCTGGATGGAAACCGTCGTGCCGTGGACGCTCGCGGGCTGCCCGGTGATGTGCGTGCCGGTGGGCTTCAACGCGGCGGGCCTGCCGATGGGGATGCAGCTGATCGGCCGGCCGCGCGACGATTTCGGCGTGCTGCAGCTCGCGCGTGCGTACGAGCAGGCGAACGATTGGGTGGGGGCGAAGCCGCCCGCGTGGCTCGGCGTGTAG
- a CDS encoding class II aldolase/adducin family protein, whose translation MSFAHRADSLPDAGPPTDAEQRTRIALAAAYRLAALNGWDDLIYTHISASVPDEPGRFLINPFGLGFDEVCASNLVKIDLAGNTIGASAHPVNVTGFALHAAVHAARADAACVMHLHNSAGIAVSIQRDGLLPASQHALRFHGVLACHAYEGLAFTPAEGARLVERLGGRPALLLRNHGTLTVGRTIGEAYVLMATLIKACEIQLLAQAGGGPLVLPDPEVARRAAARLRADATPDGELEWPALLRKLDRLDPSYRY comes from the coding sequence ATGTCCTTCGCACACCGCGCTGACTCCCTGCCGGACGCCGGCCCGCCGACCGACGCGGAACAGCGCACGCGCATCGCGCTCGCGGCCGCATATCGGCTGGCGGCGCTCAACGGCTGGGACGACCTGATCTACACGCACATTTCCGCGAGCGTGCCGGACGAACCCGGCCGATTCCTGATCAACCCGTTCGGCCTCGGCTTCGACGAGGTGTGCGCATCGAATCTCGTGAAGATCGACCTCGCGGGCAACACGATCGGCGCGAGCGCGCATCCGGTCAACGTGACGGGCTTCGCGCTGCACGCGGCCGTTCACGCGGCGCGCGCCGATGCGGCCTGCGTCATGCACCTGCACAACAGCGCCGGCATCGCCGTGTCGATCCAGCGCGACGGCCTGTTGCCCGCGTCGCAGCACGCGCTGCGCTTTCATGGGGTGCTCGCATGTCATGCGTACGAAGGGCTCGCGTTCACGCCGGCCGAGGGCGCGCGGCTGGTCGAGCGGCTCGGCGGCCGGCCCGCATTGCTGCTGCGCAATCACGGCACGCTGACCGTGGGCCGCACGATAGGCGAGGCCTACGTGCTGATGGCCACGCTCATCAAGGCCTGTGAAATCCAGCTGCTCGCCCAGGCGGGCGGCGGGCCGCTCGTGCTGCCCGACCCCGAGGTCGCGCGCCGCGCGGCCGCGCGGCTGCGCGCCGACGCCACCCCCGATGGCGAACTCGAATGGCCGGCGCTGCTGCGCAAGCTCGACCGGCTCGATCCTTCGTACCGCTACTGA